One window of Cupriavidus oxalaticus genomic DNA carries:
- a CDS encoding sigma-54 interaction domain-containing protein — MSPKQEFAPAGIAQAGEDGVMPDGEDPGGLLGSSQVFREAMAVVARLARVDVPVLILGETGTGKELVARSLHYRGGRRDRPFVPVDCGALPETLFEGELFGHVRGAYTDARRDAAGLVAQAEGGTLFFDEIHALSLRSQASLLRFLQDFRYRPLGAPHSRKADVRIVAATNRELKQGAQDGWFREDLLYRLNVANVRMPSLRERPEDIPPLVELFASRFCARYGWPGCRFDQASLAWMLAQPWRGNVRELENFVQRCLLSCDGRVVHAEGCPATPCTVDLASEAAPGMQPFKEARDQALAAFEAAYLRSALARSHGNVSAAAREAGKERRVFGRLLKKHGIDRAEFS; from the coding sequence ATGTCTCCGAAGCAAGAATTCGCGCCTGCCGGCATCGCGCAGGCAGGGGAGGACGGCGTCATGCCGGACGGCGAGGACCCCGGCGGGTTGCTGGGATCCAGCCAGGTGTTCCGGGAGGCGATGGCGGTGGTGGCCCGGCTGGCCCGCGTCGACGTGCCCGTGCTGATCCTGGGCGAGACCGGCACCGGCAAGGAGCTGGTGGCGCGCAGCCTGCACTATCGCGGCGGGCGCCGCGACCGGCCCTTCGTCCCCGTGGATTGCGGCGCGTTGCCCGAAACGCTGTTCGAAGGCGAACTCTTCGGCCACGTGCGCGGCGCCTATACCGATGCGCGCCGCGATGCCGCCGGCCTGGTCGCGCAGGCAGAAGGGGGCACGCTCTTCTTCGACGAAATCCATGCGCTGTCCCTGCGCAGCCAGGCGTCGCTGCTGCGCTTCCTGCAGGACTTCCGCTACCGGCCGCTGGGTGCCCCGCACAGCCGCAAGGCCGACGTGCGCATCGTCGCCGCCACCAACCGCGAGCTGAAGCAGGGCGCCCAGGATGGCTGGTTCCGCGAAGACCTGCTCTATCGGCTCAACGTGGCCAACGTGCGCATGCCCAGCCTGAGGGAGCGCCCTGAAGACATCCCGCCGCTGGTCGAGCTGTTTGCGTCGCGCTTCTGTGCCCGCTATGGCTGGCCCGGCTGCCGGTTCGACCAGGCCTCGCTGGCGTGGATGCTGGCACAGCCGTGGCGGGGCAACGTGCGTGAGCTGGAGAACTTCGTGCAGCGCTGCCTGCTGTCGTGCGACGGGCGCGTGGTGCATGCCGAAGGCTGCCCGGCGACGCCCTGCACGGTCGACCTGGCCAGCGAGGCTGCGCCCGGCATGCAGCCATTCAAGGAGGCGCGCGACCAGGCCCTGGCGGCATTCGAGGCGGCCTACCTGCGCTCGGCGCTGGCGCGCAGCCACGGCAACGTGTCAGCGGCGGCGCGTGAGGCGGGCAAGGAGCGACGGGTCTTCGGAAGGTTGCTGAAGAAGCACGGCATCGATCGGGCCGAGTTCTCCTAG
- a CDS encoding DUF4157 domain-containing protein yields MKTRDSRKAAPHPDASRTRQPDGSAGAGKGAGHHGPAPLAVLGNQAVQHLLAPPPVSATVSATAIPAASAARPDDGLEAAAAQASTVSGQSLPAAMRNAAEGTLGLSLGHVRLHHGSAAAELTAGSRADALTWRNHVFVRPEQWAPDTQAGRALLGHELVHVAQNQAFGPGRLRSLSRHDDAAEREAHALGPRVLDGARGAARPASGQVAAIGRQETSTPDTPSSMPPPAFCSSDDASGGTVATSSSSSSSSTSPASSAVPSAPAAFDPANADVRTLTNADLIARDLEASTFLAQATATSPRTAGWQRLQRAIAAERTRRIARGFVFLAERTDTTPAALYQMRGSAAPGIIEIVTTNAAAAMGAADVTLGGAIMTQRQVRAYVATLGYRTISGPQADGMIANRADLIQRAIAAERQRGLSLPTQGGIGRTPFLDYRLAGGFHPYGPGTAPGQLPLGLADANFRGRIGEIGMGSDWRTGWGTGLQDLNRVSWVDVTGRTQTGNFPVVDFGPGEGRVPRILDIQPISVTTSGAADYDTRQQQYTMKIEALLDVAGRRATSPASTDLVLRHLQQASGDATLAPGTAAYQQAQARFLSDTMFAVPDADLASLRSAIANPNAAPPGGANRMIARPGGLRALYTDALRAAPVRLTLRDGSTVMCSSLAELAARAPAASGFSVAGSSLSYPPNQRISTAEFNRAMAELGRTAASRIVPIGSAPAMAAAADAARPPPVGPTIATPTRILEIDSHDLGYIGERIGQGLADARTAGAPGSGGARWTTAAQADPVLSAVRAMTGNPSLQRGTPEFDAARQQVLGNALLAINADDVRAFQATLHSDAAWDGRLRTSFGAAMADSPVTVTTASGPRTFHSPAELDAARASMTPEQYNQARAQAQGLVAGRVTGSGVTTAQLNRLEGFRDVATVALGDQAGTVLQPDVLSHVRLGSARATAESFGRGGLGGMIVGVVTTAGTIYVDTQEHPDWAQELALAGGRDFALSGTQSALESRLTYYMAQRAIATGAPLSGLARFGARAGPTALFSGGIEIYNISQEQRPHSGLEVTTRVGRAVGIAIVSMEIGAAAGSVVPGAGTAAGAVVGFIVGAIAGGVSAYILDQVVPGSAESWNADAAAAEARRAREAEALRQAMAPRVVATIGETTTLEPMMSSSEISTEEQQAIARWVTLLTMARREPPPAAGSGP; encoded by the coding sequence ATGAAGACACGCGACAGCCGCAAGGCCGCGCCGCATCCCGACGCCAGCCGGACCAGGCAGCCGGACGGTAGCGCAGGTGCGGGCAAGGGTGCAGGCCATCACGGCCCGGCCCCGCTGGCGGTGCTCGGCAACCAGGCAGTGCAACACTTGCTGGCCCCGCCGCCAGTCAGCGCCACCGTCAGCGCGACCGCCATCCCCGCAGCCAGCGCGGCCCGGCCGGATGACGGGCTCGAGGCCGCCGCGGCACAGGCATCAACGGTATCCGGCCAGTCGCTGCCTGCAGCGATGCGCAATGCCGCCGAGGGAACGCTGGGACTGTCGCTCGGCCATGTCCGCCTGCATCACGGCAGCGCCGCCGCCGAACTGACGGCGGGCAGCCGCGCGGATGCGCTGACCTGGCGCAATCACGTCTTTGTCCGGCCCGAACAGTGGGCACCGGATACCCAGGCCGGCCGCGCCCTGCTCGGGCACGAGCTGGTGCATGTCGCGCAAAACCAGGCGTTCGGCCCTGGGCGCCTGCGCAGCCTGAGCCGCCACGACGATGCCGCCGAACGCGAGGCGCATGCGCTGGGCCCGCGCGTCCTGGACGGTGCGCGCGGCGCGGCGCGCCCGGCCAGCGGTCAGGTCGCCGCCATCGGCCGGCAGGAGACCAGCACGCCGGACACGCCGTCCAGCATGCCGCCGCCAGCATTCTGCTCATCCGACGACGCAAGCGGGGGGACGGTCGCCACGTCCTCGTCCTCGTCATCGTCATCGACCTCGCCGGCATCCTCCGCGGTCCCGTCGGCGCCTGCCGCGTTCGATCCGGCCAATGCCGATGTGCGCACGCTGACCAATGCCGACCTGATCGCTCGCGATCTGGAGGCGTCCACGTTCCTCGCGCAAGCCACCGCCACCAGCCCGCGAACCGCCGGCTGGCAACGGCTGCAGCGCGCGATCGCGGCGGAGCGGACACGGCGCATCGCGCGCGGCTTTGTGTTCCTGGCTGAACGGACCGACACCACGCCTGCGGCGCTCTACCAGATGCGCGGCAGCGCGGCGCCCGGCATCATCGAGATTGTCACTACCAACGCCGCGGCGGCGATGGGGGCTGCGGATGTCACGCTGGGCGGCGCAATCATGACGCAGCGGCAAGTGCGCGCCTACGTGGCGACCCTGGGCTACCGCACCATCAGCGGTCCGCAGGCTGACGGGATGATCGCCAACCGCGCCGACCTGATCCAGCGCGCGATCGCCGCCGAGCGGCAACGTGGCCTGTCGCTGCCGACGCAGGGCGGGATCGGCCGTACGCCGTTTCTCGACTACCGCCTGGCAGGGGGGTTTCATCCCTATGGCCCGGGCACGGCCCCGGGACAGCTGCCGCTGGGCCTGGCCGACGCCAATTTCCGCGGGCGCATCGGCGAGATCGGCATGGGCAGCGACTGGCGCACCGGCTGGGGCACCGGCCTGCAGGACCTGAACCGCGTATCCTGGGTCGATGTGACCGGCCGCACGCAGACCGGCAACTTCCCCGTGGTGGATTTCGGTCCGGGCGAGGGACGGGTACCGCGCATCCTGGATATCCAGCCGATCTCCGTGACCACCAGCGGTGCCGCGGACTACGACACGCGGCAGCAGCAATACACCATGAAGATCGAGGCGCTGCTGGACGTGGCAGGCCGGCGCGCGACCTCGCCCGCCAGCACGGACCTGGTGCTGCGCCACCTTCAGCAGGCGAGCGGCGATGCCACGCTGGCGCCCGGCACGGCCGCGTACCAGCAGGCGCAGGCGCGCTTCCTGTCTGACACCATGTTTGCCGTGCCCGACGCCGACCTGGCCAGCCTGCGCAGCGCCATTGCCAACCCCAACGCCGCGCCGCCCGGGGGGGCCAACCGGATGATCGCGCGCCCCGGCGGCTTGCGCGCGCTGTACACCGACGCGCTGCGCGCTGCGCCGGTCCGGCTCACGCTGCGCGATGGCAGCACGGTGATGTGCAGCAGCCTGGCTGAACTGGCGGCACGCGCGCCGGCGGCATCCGGCTTTAGCGTGGCGGGATCAAGCCTGTCCTACCCGCCGAACCAGCGTATCTCCACCGCCGAGTTCAACCGGGCAATGGCCGAGCTGGGCCGCACCGCCGCCAGCCGCATCGTGCCGATCGGCAGCGCGCCGGCCATGGCTGCCGCCGCGGACGCGGCACGCCCGCCCCCCGTCGGCCCCACCATTGCCACGCCGACTCGCATCCTGGAGATCGACAGCCACGATCTTGGCTACATCGGCGAGCGCATCGGCCAGGGCCTGGCGGACGCGCGCACGGCCGGCGCGCCAGGCAGCGGCGGCGCCCGCTGGACCACCGCGGCGCAAGCCGACCCGGTGCTTTCGGCCGTGCGTGCCATGACCGGCAATCCGTCCCTGCAGCGCGGCACGCCGGAATTCGACGCGGCGCGCCAGCAGGTCCTCGGCAACGCCCTGCTGGCGATCAATGCCGACGATGTGCGCGCCTTCCAGGCGACGCTGCACAGCGACGCGGCCTGGGACGGCCGGCTGCGCACCAGCTTCGGCGCCGCCATGGCGGACAGTCCCGTCACCGTCACGACCGCTTCCGGCCCGCGCACGTTCCACTCCCCCGCGGAACTGGACGCGGCGCGCGCGTCCATGACGCCGGAGCAGTACAACCAGGCGCGCGCGCAGGCGCAGGGCCTGGTCGCCGGCCGCGTCACCGGCAGCGGCGTGACCACCGCCCAGCTCAACCGGCTGGAGGGATTCCGCGACGTCGCAACCGTGGCGCTGGGCGACCAGGCCGGCACGGTGCTGCAGCCGGATGTGCTGTCCCACGTCCGGCTCGGCTCTGCCCGGGCTACCGCCGAGAGCTTTGGCCGGGGCGGCCTCGGCGGCATGATCGTCGGTGTGGTGACCACCGCCGGCACGATCTACGTCGACACCCAGGAACACCCTGACTGGGCGCAGGAACTGGCGCTGGCCGGCGGCCGCGATTTTGCGCTGTCGGGCACCCAGTCGGCACTGGAGAGCCGGCTGACGTACTACATGGCACAGCGCGCCATCGCCACTGGCGCACCGCTGAGCGGGCTGGCCCGCTTTGGCGCGCGCGCCGGGCCTACTGCGCTGTTCTCGGGCGGCATCGAGATCTACAACATCAGCCAGGAACAGCGCCCGCATAGCGGGCTCGAGGTCACCACGCGGGTCGGCCGCGCGGTGGGCATCGCCATCGTCTCGATGGAAATCGGGGCGGCGGCAGGCTCTGTCGTGCCGGGCGCCGGCACCGCGGCCGGTGCGGTGGTGGGCTTCATCGTCGGCGCGATTGCGGGCGGCGTCTCCGCCTACATCCTCGACCAGGTGGTGCCGGGCAGCGCGGAATCCTGGAATGCCGACGCCGCGGCCGCCGAGGCGCGCCGCGCACGGGAAGCCGAAGCGCTGCGGCAAGCCATGGCGCCGCGCGTGGTCGCCACCATCGGCGAAACCACCACGCTCGAGCCGATGATGTCATCGTCGGAGATCTCCACGGAAGAGCAGCAGGCCATCGCCCGCTGGGTCACGCTGCTGACCATGGCGCGGCGCGAGCCTCCGCCCGCGGCCGGGAGCGGGCCATGA
- a CDS encoding DUF4157 domain-containing protein yields the protein MSPTSRKPPAPVRDADCPDAPARGSGRAHGGREPQRQAGNLAMQALCARGAIRAKPVLGVASDTAELQADQMAEAAVSGAQPVPAGCTCTSGEPPCSACQASAGATLRRKPRGRDWLAETPDLAPGPGRALDDGTRRFFESRYQADLSAVRVHDTAQAAASAARLDAHAFAIGSSIVFGAGEYQPHTSAGKRLIGHELAHVLQDDAQAGPTLRRDPLSSSTSSASTGSASSLLSLAPADDASQVCRGEEPAEPQMCMAAPDPANPTVLDLTGSLDERVASFKELVKTTAIHRLLSNKRNLGMWAVLVEDMIPSEDIAALGMTQSGASRPYFELQDMRDPQMRELRARQAFGQFRACTGCHLETQISASRTEREALSPYGWATPNEMRAGIRPPSRFETLARFSSPPDLAGPYGLAPAAHPAMELARPGLYRPPAGTAEAELHQLFPDPEATRQALARVGPVIGALGPSGYKVLPEGMLNTLRTGTAQDIRGQILSAITTRKGNYDELMAKIRANEVGYEHFGPVIRSLLPLADETVRTAIQDEMDSNAFWDKVESVVVAALSALALLLTIFPPTSAAGIAFFAALEISLGYYSVQKGQEAMRIGSAYRLGIGAHDVFTPEQQQAGDAMVLNGFVSVATGYLGMFSGALRAGTAMPRAAPLTQGGLALSGRGATAARTLEHGEYVITIGEDGAMFVTVASRPDLVIMVRGETATLYQLLEGGGMRVAASATVPSRGAGSAPLMLEAGSGTGAASTALVPVGPQALVPFSPTAPGSTLAPLSTGSQPARVLITPPPREPLMLGPGNATTYTWDEISRMRQPMLWQERETYLQQVYGAPGQQHFPVPNTGGRYVDVPVPQAGGGVLAGEAKSYTRWIGVPGQRGGIPNQVELTDRIREQIQRDVWLRNNVPGYDPRWMFTDAPPSAALRQALRDEGIVFIEYSF from the coding sequence ATGAGCCCGACCTCACGCAAGCCGCCCGCGCCGGTCCGTGACGCCGACTGCCCCGATGCGCCTGCCAGGGGAAGCGGCCGCGCGCACGGGGGGCGCGAGCCGCAACGGCAAGCGGGGAATCTGGCGATGCAGGCGCTTTGCGCGCGCGGTGCGATCCGTGCCAAGCCGGTGCTTGGCGTCGCGTCCGACACCGCCGAGCTGCAGGCCGACCAGATGGCCGAAGCCGCCGTCAGCGGCGCGCAGCCTGTCCCCGCAGGCTGTACCTGCACATCGGGCGAGCCCCCCTGTTCCGCGTGCCAGGCCAGCGCCGGCGCCACCTTGCGGCGCAAGCCGCGCGGCCGGGACTGGCTGGCCGAGACCCCGGACCTCGCGCCGGGTCCCGGGCGTGCGCTGGATGACGGCACGCGCCGCTTCTTCGAGAGCCGCTACCAGGCAGACTTGTCGGCAGTGCGCGTTCATGACACTGCGCAGGCGGCCGCCAGCGCTGCACGGCTGGATGCGCACGCGTTCGCCATCGGCTCGAGCATCGTCTTTGGTGCCGGCGAGTACCAGCCACACACCAGCGCAGGCAAACGGCTGATCGGGCACGAACTGGCCCATGTACTGCAGGACGACGCGCAAGCCGGGCCCACGCTGCGGCGCGATCCCCTGTCTTCATCCACATCGTCCGCATCCACCGGTTCCGCGTCCTCCCTGCTAAGCCTGGCCCCCGCCGACGACGCGTCCCAGGTCTGCAGGGGCGAGGAGCCGGCCGAGCCGCAGATGTGCATGGCGGCGCCGGATCCTGCCAACCCGACCGTCCTAGACCTCACCGGCTCGCTGGACGAGCGTGTCGCGTCGTTCAAGGAGCTCGTAAAGACCACGGCAATCCACCGGCTGCTGTCGAACAAACGCAATCTCGGCATGTGGGCAGTCCTGGTCGAGGACATGATCCCCAGCGAGGACATCGCCGCGCTGGGCATGACGCAATCCGGCGCGTCGCGGCCCTACTTCGAGCTTCAGGACATGCGCGACCCGCAGATGCGGGAGCTGCGCGCGCGGCAGGCCTTTGGCCAGTTCCGCGCCTGCACCGGTTGCCATCTGGAAACCCAGATCTCCGCGTCGCGCACCGAACGCGAGGCACTGAGCCCCTATGGCTGGGCCACGCCCAACGAAATGCGCGCCGGTATCCGCCCGCCTTCGCGCTTCGAAACACTGGCCCGCTTCAGCAGCCCGCCGGACCTGGCCGGGCCTTATGGGCTTGCGCCGGCGGCGCATCCGGCCATGGAACTCGCGCGGCCGGGCCTGTACCGGCCGCCGGCCGGCACTGCCGAAGCCGAGCTGCACCAGCTGTTCCCCGATCCCGAGGCAACCCGGCAGGCGCTGGCACGGGTCGGGCCGGTCATCGGCGCGCTTGGACCATCGGGCTACAAGGTGCTGCCCGAAGGGATGCTCAACACGTTGCGCACCGGCACCGCGCAGGATATCCGCGGGCAGATCCTGTCGGCGATCACCACGCGCAAGGGCAACTACGACGAACTGATGGCCAAGATCCGGGCCAACGAAGTTGGCTATGAGCACTTCGGCCCGGTCATCAGAAGCCTGTTGCCTCTCGCCGACGAGACGGTCCGTACCGCCATCCAGGACGAGATGGACAGCAACGCGTTCTGGGACAAGGTTGAATCCGTGGTGGTCGCGGCGCTGTCGGCGCTGGCATTGCTGCTGACCATCTTCCCGCCCACCTCCGCCGCGGGCATTGCGTTCTTTGCCGCGCTGGAGATCTCGCTTGGCTACTACAGCGTGCAAAAGGGCCAGGAAGCCATGCGCATTGGTTCCGCCTACCGGCTGGGTATCGGCGCACACGATGTCTTCACGCCTGAGCAGCAGCAGGCTGGCGACGCGATGGTGCTCAACGGCTTCGTCAGCGTGGCCACCGGTTACCTGGGCATGTTCAGCGGTGCCCTGCGCGCCGGCACCGCCATGCCGCGCGCGGCGCCGCTGACACAGGGTGGACTGGCGCTGTCGGGCCGTGGCGCCACCGCCGCACGCACCCTCGAACACGGCGAGTATGTCATCACCATCGGCGAGGACGGCGCCATGTTCGTGACCGTTGCCTCGCGTCCGGACCTGGTGATCATGGTGCGGGGAGAAACCGCAACCTTGTACCAACTGCTCGAAGGCGGCGGCATGCGGGTGGCCGCCAGTGCCACCGTGCCATCGCGCGGCGCCGGCAGTGCGCCGTTGATGCTGGAGGCCGGCAGCGGCACCGGGGCGGCAAGCACGGCGCTGGTCCCGGTGGGCCCGCAAGCGCTGGTGCCGTTCTCGCCCACGGCGCCGGGGTCGACGCTGGCGCCGCTGTCGACGGGCAGCCAGCCGGCGCGTGTGCTGATCACGCCGCCGCCGCGCGAGCCGCTGATGCTCGGGCCGGGCAATGCCACCACGTACACCTGGGACGAAATCAGCCGCATGCGCCAGCCCATGCTGTGGCAAGAGCGCGAGACATACCTGCAGCAAGTGTACGGCGCGCCGGGACAACAGCACTTCCCGGTGCCGAATACCGGCGGGCGCTACGTGGACGTACCCGTGCCGCAGGCCGGCGGCGGCGTGCTGGCGGGCGAGGCAAAATCGTACACGCGCTGGATCGGCGTGCCCGGACAGCGCGGCGGGATTCCGAACCAGGTCGAACTCACCGACCGCATCCGCGAACAGATCCAGCGCGATGTCTGGCTGCGCAACAACGTCCCGGGCTATGATCCACGCTGGATGTTCACCGACGCCCCGCCCTCTGCAGCGTTGCGGCAGGCGCTGCGGGACGAGGGCATCGTCTTTATCGAGTACAGCTTTTGA
- a CDS encoding GcvT family protein gives MPIPLPAQTRVVIIGGGIIGCSVAYHLTKLGWKDVVLLEQGQLSCGTTWHAAGLVGQLRSQESMTKLIRYSTQLYSELEAETGLGTGWKQCGSLSVARTAERMTQLRRTAAVARAYGVACEVISPSQAGELWPAMRTDDLRGAVWLPGDGKANPTDLTQALARGARSRAAIIAQDTKITAIHSADGRATGVSWRNKNGDEGRLQAEIVVNCAGQWARQVGLMCGVTVPLHSAEHYYIVTERIAGVHPDLPVMRDPDGFIYFKEEVGGLVMGGFEPDAKPWGMQGIPEPFEFQLLPDDWDQFQVLMENALVRVPALETAQVKQFYNGPESFTPDNNFILGEAPELRNFYVGAGFNSMGIASAGGAGMALAEWIVAGEPTMDLWPVDIRRFAGFNGNQNWLHDRVKETLGLHYAMPWPNRELETARPFRRSPLYAHLRDAGASFGSKMGWERPNFFAPPGASPRIEYAFGRQNWLPWSGAEHRACREGVALFDMSSFSKYLVKGADAEAVLQYVMSNDVAVPPGQAVYTAMLNQRGTYESDLTVTRLAHDQYLVVTGSAQATRDFSYIERLIPSEKRCVIVDITGQYAVLAVMGPRSRELLRKVSRADFSNEGFPFGSSREIDLGYASVRATRLTYVGELGWELYVPVEFAVGVYETLHEAGRTLGLINAGYYAIESLRLEKGYRAWGRELSPSVNPFEAGLSFACKLASGIDFRGRQALLQLRQAGAPTRRMVVVTMDGASDAMLWGAEAVLRTGPDGSVRAVGSLSSAAFGHTLGCPVGMALLAREDGPADAAWLEAGTYHVDLAGELLPARVHLRAPYDPASARPKA, from the coding sequence ATGCCTATCCCCCTCCCCGCCCAAACCCGCGTCGTCATCATCGGCGGCGGCATCATCGGCTGCAGCGTCGCCTACCACCTGACGAAGCTGGGCTGGAAGGATGTGGTGCTGCTCGAGCAGGGCCAGCTGTCGTGCGGCACCACCTGGCACGCCGCCGGGCTGGTCGGCCAGCTGCGCTCGCAGGAAAGCATGACGAAGCTGATCCGCTACTCCACGCAGCTCTACAGCGAACTGGAAGCGGAAACCGGCCTCGGCACCGGCTGGAAACAATGCGGCTCTCTGTCCGTGGCGCGCACCGCCGAGCGCATGACGCAGCTGCGCCGCACCGCGGCGGTGGCGCGCGCCTATGGCGTGGCGTGCGAGGTCATCTCCCCTTCGCAGGCCGGCGAGCTGTGGCCGGCGATGCGTACCGACGACCTGCGCGGCGCGGTCTGGCTGCCCGGCGACGGCAAGGCCAATCCCACCGACCTGACGCAGGCGCTGGCGCGCGGCGCGCGCAGCCGCGCCGCCATCATCGCGCAGGACACGAAGATCACCGCGATCCATAGCGCCGACGGCCGCGCCACCGGCGTCAGCTGGCGCAACAAGAACGGGGACGAGGGGCGGCTGCAGGCCGAGATCGTGGTCAACTGCGCCGGCCAGTGGGCGCGGCAGGTAGGCCTGATGTGCGGCGTGACCGTGCCGCTGCATTCGGCCGAGCACTACTACATCGTCACCGAGCGCATCGCCGGCGTGCACCCCGACCTGCCGGTGATGCGCGACCCGGACGGCTTCATCTACTTCAAGGAGGAAGTCGGCGGGCTGGTGATGGGCGGCTTCGAGCCTGACGCCAAGCCTTGGGGCATGCAGGGCATTCCCGAGCCGTTCGAGTTCCAGCTGCTGCCCGACGACTGGGACCAGTTCCAGGTCCTGATGGAAAACGCGCTGGTGCGCGTGCCCGCGCTCGAAACGGCGCAGGTCAAGCAGTTCTACAACGGCCCGGAATCCTTCACGCCGGACAACAACTTCATCCTCGGCGAGGCGCCGGAGCTGCGCAATTTCTACGTCGGCGCGGGCTTCAACTCGATGGGCATCGCCTCCGCCGGCGGCGCCGGCATGGCGCTGGCGGAATGGATCGTGGCGGGCGAACCCACCATGGACCTGTGGCCCGTCGATATCCGCCGCTTCGCCGGCTTCAACGGCAACCAGAACTGGCTGCACGACCGCGTCAAGGAAACGCTCGGCCTGCACTACGCGATGCCGTGGCCGAACCGTGAGCTGGAGACCGCGCGCCCGTTCCGCCGCTCGCCGCTGTACGCGCACCTGCGCGATGCCGGCGCGAGTTTCGGCAGCAAGATGGGCTGGGAGCGGCCCAACTTCTTCGCGCCGCCGGGCGCATCGCCGCGGATCGAATATGCCTTCGGCCGGCAGAACTGGCTGCCGTGGAGCGGTGCCGAGCACCGTGCCTGCCGCGAAGGCGTGGCGCTGTTCGACATGAGCTCGTTCTCCAAGTACCTGGTCAAGGGTGCCGATGCCGAAGCGGTGCTGCAGTACGTGATGAGCAACGACGTGGCGGTGCCGCCGGGGCAGGCCGTCTATACCGCGATGCTCAACCAACGCGGCACCTATGAGTCCGACCTGACCGTGACGCGGCTGGCACACGACCAGTACCTGGTGGTGACCGGGTCGGCGCAGGCCACGCGCGACTTCAGCTATATCGAGCGGCTGATCCCCTCCGAGAAGCGCTGCGTGATCGTCGACATCACCGGCCAGTACGCGGTGCTGGCGGTGATGGGGCCACGCTCGCGCGAGCTGCTGCGGAAGGTGTCGCGCGCGGACTTCTCCAACGAAGGCTTTCCCTTCGGCAGTTCGCGCGAGATCGATCTCGGCTATGCCTCCGTGCGCGCGACCCGCCTGACCTACGTGGGCGAGCTGGGCTGGGAACTGTACGTGCCGGTGGAATTCGCCGTGGGCGTCTACGAGACCCTGCACGAAGCCGGGCGCACCCTCGGGCTCATCAATGCCGGCTACTACGCGATTGAATCGCTGCGGCTGGAAAAGGGCTACCGCGCCTGGGGCCGCGAGCTGTCGCCGTCGGTCAACCCGTTCGAGGCGGGACTGTCGTTCGCCTGCAAGCTGGCCAGCGGCATCGACTTCCGCGGCCGGCAAGCCCTGCTGCAACTGCGGCAGGCGGGCGCGCCCACGCGGCGCATGGTGGTCGTGACGATGGATGGCGCGAGCGACGCCATGCTGTGGGGCGCAGAGGCCGTGCTGCGCACCGGCCCCGACGGCAGCGTGCGCGCAGTGGGATCGCTCAGTTCTGCCGCATTCGGCCACACGCTGGGCTGCCCGGTCGGCATGGCCTTGCTGGCGCGCGAGGATGGGCCGGCCGATGCGGCGTGGCTTGAAGCCGGCACGTACCACGTCGACCTGGCCGGCGAACTGCTGCCCGCACGCGTACACCTGCGCGCGCCCTACGATCCGGCATCCGCGCGCCCGAAGGCTTGA